A stretch of DNA from bacterium CG_4_10_14_0_2_um_filter_33_32:
TTGATATGCATATTGGAAACTCCTTAGTTATTTGCAGGAGTCTCAAATGTTTCGTAACTTATTCATTTCATCACTTGACCATCACTTGACCACCCCTGGGGTGTCAAACGTGCACACCCCAGGGGTGGGATTCCATCAAACATATAAATTACTAAAAGTTGATACAGAATAAAAAAAGACCAAAATTGATCTTGTGTGGTAGTTATTTTAATTATGTTTTTATCTGATTAATGATAGTCCGCCGTCTACAAGAATGTTTGTACCCGTGATATATGAATCACTATCAAGTAAAGGTATTATGGCTTGGAAAATATCGTCTGGGATTGCAAACCTTTTTAGAGGCAGCGCTTCTTTAATTTCTTCTTTGTTGATTCTTTCCGGTAATCTATTTGTCATACCCGTATTAACAAAGCCTGGACTAACCGCATTAACTAAAACCTTATATGGAGCATATTCTAATGCTAAATGCTCTGTTAAAGCAATAATTCCGGCCTTGCTTGCTGCATAATTAACTTGTCCAATATTTACAATATTAGTGCCTACAACCGAGGATATATTAATTATGTTTCCGCCTTTGGGATTTTGCTTGCTCATAATTTTGAACGCTTCTTGGCAACAATAAAATGTCCCGCAAAGATTGGTATTAATCACTTCACTAAACTCTTTTTTCTTCATTCTCATGACCAACTTATCAATATTCATGCCAGCGTTATTAATAACGATATCCAGCCTACCGCATCCTGCTATCTGCTCAAACATTGCTTCAA
This window harbors:
- a CDS encoding 3-oxoacyl-ACP reductase; translated protein: MTVKIDLSGKTALVTGSSSGIGLRLLEKLIESGCDTIYIHSSGREESVKNAQLQLGRLNTVYGFHVQGPFVADISDSDEVEAMFEQIAGCGRLDIVINNAGMNIDKLVMRMKKKEFSEVINTNLCGTFYCCQEAFKIMSKQNPKGGNIINISSVVGTNIVNIGQVNYAASKAGIIALTEHLALEYAPYKVLVNAVSPGFVNTGMTNRLPERINKEEIKEALPLKRFAIPDDIFQAIIPLLDSDSYITGTNILVDGGLSLIR